One part of the Mytilus trossulus isolate FHL-02 chromosome 11, PNRI_Mtr1.1.1.hap1, whole genome shotgun sequence genome encodes these proteins:
- the LOC134690749 gene encoding uncharacterized protein LOC134690749, with protein sequence MDWSLYNLQWKIICRYAMSTEICLYKIVHLSCSNYKIDYLYLCSSDRNTKQDFPGIYRSLVKIEEKINEITKIVKRFTTKQHSAIVMMVKQDLVPTTQLRKHERQECLQNRGDYFYCT encoded by the exons ATGGACTGGTCATTGTATAATTTACAGTGGAAGATTATATGCAGATATGCAATGTCCACTGAGATATGTTTGTATAAGATTGTACACTTATCATGTAgcaattataaaattgattatttatatttgtgttcTTCTGACAGAAATACCAAACAAGATTTTCCAGGGATTTACAGGTCATTGGTGAAAATTGaagaaaagataaatgaaataacaaaaatagttAAAAGATTTACAACCAAGCAGCACTCAGCAATAGTGATGAtg gttaaACAAGATTTAGTGCCTACCACACAGTTAAGAAAGCATGAGAGACAAGAATGTCTACAGAACAGAGGAGACTATTTTTACTGCACTTAG